A single Dermacentor albipictus isolate Rhodes 1998 colony chromosome 3, USDA_Dalb.pri_finalv2, whole genome shotgun sequence DNA region contains:
- the LOC135898874 gene encoding peroxynitrite isomerase THAP4-like: MPANCSACKNRSNNGSKTTFHKFPAKDQECLKKWVAFVSKARGKGLWKPTVNSKLCSLHFEPDCFRHFNGRVYLNTGATPTVFDIPEHLLKGTRCARESDASSSVVVSPSPEREEAVFVPSVVEERAFDYEGNPLTSTPVKVAKLQLSRLNEEQLRKALTSPVKVTPAGQRMIAEAKEADGKRPIIVHVTSLSNNEPSSRPTRSKRLPEKLRSGDFDSNFGEEHPKKAPRLSSNLDDTETGISDDDDLGDESEDVDAPDLDEDEYEEGSDGESAGPATAYRSQAIKITASDGKADAAPKSTGGATAGTLVELCTQLDEQRTKNEELTKQLAKAKVVIENQNRNIEALEDVINNLRQRIVTMSKKCCASAEPAEVSGETKE; this comes from the exons ATGCCCGCTAATTGTTCGGCGTGTAAAAACCGATCGAATAATGGCAGCAAAACAACCTTTCACAA GTTTCCAGCGAAAGATCAAGAGTGCCTCAAGAAATGGGTCGCCTTTGTGTCTAAAGCAAGAGGCAAAGGCCTTTGGAAGCCCACCGTAAACAGCAAGTTGTGCTCGTTGCATTTCGAGCCGGATTGTTTTCGTCACTTCAACGGACGTGTGTACCTCAACACTGGAGCTACTCCTACTGTTTTTGATATCCCTGAACATCTGCTAAAGGGTACCCGATGCGCGAGGGAAAGTGACGCTTCGTCGTCAGTCGTCGTCTCGCCTTCGCCCGAGAGAGAAGAGGCTGTATTTGTACCAAGTGTAGTGGAAGAGAGGGCATTCGACTACGAAGGCAACCCTCTGACCAGCACGCCCGTAAAGGTCGCCAAGCTGCAGCTTTCCCGCCTGAACGAGGAGCAGCTTCGTAAGGCCCTGACTTCGCCGGTGAAAGTGACGCCTGCTGGCCAGCGAATGATCGCCGAAGCCAAGGAAGCCGATGGCAAGCGACCAATCATCGTCCACGTCACGTCTCTAAGCAACAACGAGCCAAGCAGCCGCCCAACGCGCTCAAAGAGACTTCCCGAGAAGCTACGCTCCGGGGATTTCGACAGCAACTTCGGTGAAGAACATCCAAAGAAGGCGCCCCGACTTTCATCGAACCTGGACGACACAGAGACCGGAATAAGCGACGATGACGATCTTGGCGACGAGTCCGAGGACGTGGACGCACCAGATCTGGATGAGGACGAGTACGAAGAAGGAAGTGACGGTGAATCCGCGGGTCCGGCCACAGCGTACAGGTCGCAGGCCATAAAAATTACTGCGTCGGACGGAAAGGCCGATGCAGCGCCGAAGTCTACGGGTGGTGCCACAGCTGGCACTCTTGTGGAGCTCTGCACTCAGCTTGACGAGCAGCGCACCAAAAATGAGGAGCTGACCAAGCAGTTGGCCAAGGCCAAGGTGGTAATTGAAAACCAAAACAGGAACATTGAAGCTCTGGAAGATGTTATAAACAATCTTCGCCAAAGGATTGTGACCATGAGCAAGAAGTGCTGTGCAAGTGCAGAACCAGCAGAAGTCAGTGGAGAAACGAAAGAGTGA
- the LOC135898873 gene encoding sarcalumenin-like, with amino-acid sequence MAPAADEQKVSLDARGVLIMVVALGGIVGLWVNEFMVSEDNYPAGYVYQPPKRGKAAEPVVHEPPRPVLLTVEDCGKLALEAVREYVERHPIERDDSAETTREEAEDKAASDEEPAVLDEFRGRAKARDEDAGAAASSEELHDEEPPKKQVVESEEEADEEEGESAGQETEEEESAEAEVHGEQEEEEEEEGEESGEEAASEEEEAASEKDEEEEEGSEEVEEEEVEEEEAGVQEESEEQAEVEKTHTGPRSRKHIADVLGFAEIGTEEDREEEALIESILKELKKLSVTAIEPMEKLYKFKDISTRLLGDAEIFNKPMALFLGPWSAGKSSIINYLLGTEHTKAGLKTGPQPSDIDFTIVHYADKLQRLSGTEMAAHWAFSSVQKFGQGFLDHFKGIGLPHPLLQKVTIVDTPGILDKRKIENYPFNDAFQWFIDRADAIYVVFDPSKLEIGEEMATLLDQLKGRVGQIRFILNKADFMQPHDIMRVTGQLLWNVSPLLGSSDAPIIHVVSMTSRPFHTGTPAEFFQEQELALLEHLREIMDERVENTISFARRHAVRVRNHAKLVDCFLSTFYKQKGLFGSKKKVAEQIAKDPNKYHIFEGLSRLSNVSRYDLPDPQLYYKFFKLNPMYDFKALTATCTYFKGCPLDKLDIAIAYDLPQLLGKYNDQTKLKKDHDKSMAGHAPVPLPTGQRHS; translated from the exons agTTCATGGTGTCGGAGGACAACTATCCCG CGGGCTACGTGTACCAGCCGCCCAAGCGCGGCAAGGCAGCGGAGCCCGTGGTGCACGAGCCCCCGCGGCCAGTCCTGCTAACAGTGGAGGACTGCGGCAAGCTGGCGCTCGAGGCCGTCCGAGAGTATGTCGAACGACACCCTATCGAGAGGGACGACTCAGCAGAGACAACCCGAGAAGAGGCCGAGGACAAGGCTGCCAG TGACGAGGAGCCGGCTGTGCTGGACGAATTCCGCGGCAGAGCCAAGGCTCGAGACGAGGACGCCGGAGCAGCCGCTTCATCAGAGGAATTGCATGACGAGGAACCGCCCAAGAAGCAGGTCGTCGAAAGCGAGGAG GAGGCCGACGAGGAAGAAGGCGAATCAGCGGGGCAAGAAACGGAAGAGGAAGAAAGCGCTGAGGCTGAAGTACACGGTGAgcaagaagaagaggaagaggaggaaggtGAAGAGAGTGGTGAGGAAGCAGCgtcagaggaggaggaggctgcCTCTGAGAAGgatgaggaggaagaagagggcAGCGAGGAAGTGGAAGAGGAGGAGGTAGAGGAGGAGGAAGCAGGTGTGCAGGAGGAATCCGAGGAACAAGCAGAAGTGGAAAAGACCCACACCGGGCCCCGGTCACGCAAGCACATCGCTGATGTACTCGGCTTTGCTGAGATTGGAACTGAAGAGGACAGGGAGGAAGAGGCACTCATCGAGTCCATCCTCAAGGAACTGAAGAAGCTCTCCGTGACTGCCATAGAGCCGATGGAGAAGCTCTACAAATTCAAGGACATCAGCACCAGGTTGCTTGGAG ATGCTGAGATATTCAACAAGCCTATGGCGCTTTTCCTTGGGCCCTGGAGCGCCGGCAAGAGCAGCATCATTAACTACCTGCTGGGCACTGAGCATACCAAGGCAGGCCTCAAAACAG GTCCGCAGCCGTCCGACATTGATTTCACCATCGTTCACTACGCCGACAAGCTTCAGCGACTCAGTGGCACTGAAATGGCTGCACATTGGGCCTTCTCAAGCGTCCAGAAGTTTGGCCAAGGGTTCCTGGATCATTTCAAAGGAATCGGCCTGCCTCATCCACTGCTGCAAAAG GTGACCATCGTGGACACACCTGGTATTCTTGACAAGCGCAAAATAGAAAACTACCCTTTCAACGATGCCTTCCAGTGGTTCATTGATCGTGCTGATGCCATCTATGTTGTGTTTGACCCAAGCAAGCTCGAGATAGGAGAAGAAATGGCAACTCTCCTAGACCAGCTGAAGGGCCGTGTAGGGCAGATCCGCTTCATTCTCAACAAGGCAGACTTCATGCAGCCTCATGACATCATGCGTGTCACTGGACAGCTTTTGTGGAATGTCTCTCCACTCCTGGGTAGTAGTGACGCTCCAATCATCCATGTCGTGTCCATGACTTCAAGGCCTTTCCACACCGGTACTCCTGCAGAGTTCTTCCAGGAGCAGGAGCTGGCCCTGCTCGAGCATTTGCGCGAAATAATGGACGAACGCGTAGAGAACACCATTTCTTTTGCCCGCCGACATGCTGTACGGGTGCGCAACCATGCAAAGCTAGTTGACTGCTTTCTGAGTACATTTTACAAGCAGAAGGGACTGTTTGGAAGCAAAAAGAAAGTAGCAGAACAGATCGCCAAAGACCCAAACAAGTATCATATATTCGAAGGGCTTAGCAGACTGAGCAACGTCAGTCGCTACGACCTTCCAGACCCCCAACTGTACTACAAGTTCTTCAAGCTAAATCCTATGTACGACTTCAAGGCCCTCACTGCCACCTGCACCTACTTCAAAGGATGCCCGCTCGACAAGCTGGACATTGCAATTGCCTATGACTTGCCACAGCTACTGGGCAAGTACAATGACCAAACTAAACTGAAGAAGGACCATGACAAGTCCATGGCAGGACATGCTCCGGTGCCACTACCAACTGGGCAGCGACACAGCTGA